In Pseudomonas sp. FP1742, the DNA window ACAGTCGCGACTGCTGGCGCCTATGAGTCCGGCGTCTACGCTGGCATAGCCAATGGAGGCGAAGCGGGCGTTAGGGAAGACTTCGCCAAGGATGGCCAGCTGTGGGGCAAACAGGCTTTCTCCGCCATACAGCAACGTATCGACCCCACACAACACACGCCGATGCTGCGCCAGGTAGGCCGCAAATCGCAGTAGCTGTGCCGGTACTCCGGCCAGAACGTTGATCCGGTATCGCGCGATGGCATCCGCCAGTACGTCCAGCTCGACGTTTCCGGTAAACGGAAATTCGCTGATGGATCGCCCGACATGGGCCAGGGAGTCGTGAATAAACAAAAAGCTGGCGTAAAGATCCCCTGAAAAGAACAGATTGGCGACTCGGTCTCCGTTATTCAGTTGAGATGAGATGCTGGCTCCGAAAGTACTGACCAATGCGTGCCATTCCTCGTAGGAATACACCGCAAGTTTACCCTGGCCGGTTGAACCTCCCGATTTAAATACCAGCGCATTATCGACGTTTCCGGTGAGGACCGGCCAGTGACTCAAATCGTTACTGCCGGCCCAATAGTCGATCACGTTGGTTAACGGTAAGTTCTCTAAAGTAATCCCTGTTGTGGGTAGGTGTTTCAGATGCTCGCAGTAGTAGTTTGAGTGTTGTCGTACAAAAGGCAAAAGTTGTTCGAGTGAATAAGTAGATTTCACGGGGTCCCCTCTTTTGAATCAGGCGTCTTGGTTAAAGATTACGGTCGTTGAACGTTCTGTCTTTATATTCTTCGATCGATAATCAATGGGATTTTGCCGCTGTGTTTATTTCGGATGAATTCCTGTTCGACGCACGCTGTAACTTCCACAATTAAAAGCCCGGCACTGACCGCATTGGCCAAGGCTTCGTGGGTCAGCAGTTTTTCGTGGACCCAGGTGGGGTTCGCATCCGCGAGAACGTGCATTCGTTCGATCCCGTCGGCGGTGTGACCCAGTACAACTTGAATGGGGACTTCCAAGCTATGCGCCAGCGCTGAAGGGGAAATGAATTCGGTGCCAATCCGCACCAGCTTGCCGTGCCGCTGCAACAGTTCGAATCGCGGCGTTTCGAGTCCGCAAGGGCAGGCTCCGGGGATCCAGCGGCCGGTGTCGCCGACGTCATACCGGCGCACGCGCTGACCTTGCCGGGCGCGGGACGTAAATAGCAGGCGACCGATTTCACTGCCTTGCACCGGCACATCCTGCTCGAGCTGAACGATTTCCAGATGCTGGGTTTCGCATATCAAGTGAAACACGCCGTCCGCCGTCGCCGGGCAGGCATGCCCCAAGGGGCCTGCATCGACGGAGCCATAGATGGCAGAGCGAATCGTCGACACCCCGCAGCTTTCCATCAGCCGTCTACTGGTCTCTCCCGGATGCTCGCCACCAAGCAACACCTTGCCGACACCGGCATAGGCGCGCAGTCGATCCTGCTCTTTGAGAAACAGGCGATGCAGCGTACTGGGCATGCCGATCAGCACGGTGACACGCTGCTCCACGATCAGTCGGGCGACTTCGCTGAAATCATCATCCTGGGGAGCCCCCATGGGTAAATGCGCGACGCCCATCTGTTCAAGAATCTTCGAAAAGCTGAAAAATCCACCATAAAGGTTGCCGCCATAGAACAGGTTCATCACCCGGTCCGTTGATGGGTCGAGCCCGACGCAGAACAGCCCGTCAGCGGCGGCGCGCATCTGTTGCTGAAAGTCGCGATAGCTGAAGCCGGCGAGGGCCGGGATCCCGCTGCTGCCGCCAGAGCGGAAATACAATTGCGCTTGGGGGCCGATCGGTTGGGTCGTGAAGGTCTCCTTGTCCATGATCGGGTCATCGCAGGTGTCGGGTGCGCACGGAACCGGGTCGAGCGTTGCACGGCCCGTCGAGACATCCGCTGGCAGGCTCACCGACAGGCGGCGACTCAGGCGAGTCAGCGCGTAGACACCATCGTGGGGTTCACCGGCGTAGCCGTCATGAATCGACTGGCAAGGCGCAATGCGGCTGACACCGGCGTTGAGCAACGTTCGAACGAGCTCGGGGGTTTCTGCCCGGGGGCACATCAATGCGCAACTTTGCAGGACGGCGCGCCAGGGCAGCAGTGTCTCGATGAGCAGGTGTCGTGGTACGGGTTTGAGCACAATCGTACGAAACAGCGGCGACGGCGCGAGCGTCTGATGATGCTCCCAGATGACGCGCCATCCGGGGCCGGTCCACACATGACCGGTCTGATCGGCAAAGCATTGATCGAGCTGCGCCAAGGCAATGCGAGTGGTGATTTCGCAAGCTTCCTGGTCTGTCGGTACCAGCGCCGGCCAATGTGGGGCGCGCTGTTTGAATGCTTCGGCCAGACGATCTCCCAGGTCGTGCAGGACCGCCGGATCGTTACTGTCCACCAGCACCCATTGAGGGCTGGAGCACGCTTGCTGATCCAGGTGGCAGACCTCATCCACCAACGCATCGAGCGCTGAAGGATTCGCCGCGTCAGGTGACAGATAGGCGAAGCTGATTTTGTGTCCCCAATCGATCCATCGACATCCGGCGGGGATTTGTTGACGGATTGCTTTGAGCGCCATTTCCCCGCCCCAGGCCGATACTCCATCAGCCCTGGCGCAGAGTTGCGTGATGCAAGAGGTGTTCACCGGCAGAACCGCTACGAATTCCGCCAGCCTGCCGCTGATGTCGCACTGCACAAGGGCTGCGAGCAACCGGGCAGTCAAACCGCGATCGCTGGAGCTGGGGCGAAGCCAGTTGATGTTGCCGGCCAACAGGCTTTCGAGCACCGCGCAGAACGCCAGCATGGGCGCATTGCCTGGGGTGATATGCACCACCAGCCCCAACGGGTGCCAGCTTTCGAAGCAGGGTTGCCGATAGTCGATGCGGCGCAGCGAACGCGGTTGCTGGCCCAGTTCCCGATCGAGTTTGCTGCTCAGGTTGCTGTGCTGGCAAAAGACGATCAATCCCTGACGTTGATCGTCATCGAGGGGCAGATCGGGATGGTGAGCCTGCAACTGCGTGGCAAAGCGAACGGCGGACTCGATGACGGTATCGCTATCGATCGGCGCGGCCAGCAGCCGGGGCAATTGTTTTTCAAGAAGGTCGAGTGCGCTTTGTGGGGTAACGTCGTCACGTAGTTGGCCATTGATCAGGTACATATCAAGCCCTCCCGATCAATTCAGAAGCGGCCATGGCACAGCTGCGGCTGGCGCTGGTACCGGCACGCCCATGCAGCTCGAACCAGTCTGTCATCAGGCCGCATCCACAACTGGCGGCGGGGTGCAATGTCGCCAGATCGCCCATTACCACGGCATGAGCAGGGCTGGATGAAATGTACGGTGAGACGAATTCCAGCAAGCCGCGTCGGCCGTAGGACTGGACAGTGAAATCGGATGGGTTGCGCACGAAAACCTTCGAGTAAATCGGTACATGAAAATGATGATGGGTACACTGGATATAGGGCACGGCATGCTCTACGGCCCCATATCCGTCCCGACAGCGAGACAGGTCGATACCCAATTGCCGGTTGATTCGTGCATACAACTGACTCAGGGGGATTTCCTGCGCTGTCTGGGTTTTCCAGCCGCCCCCCAGAAATACCAGTGACTGGTCAGGCAACTGCAAATCGGCCACGCCGGTGTCTTCCATGCACTGAAGTGCATGAGAAAGGAGTGCGGGAAATCCGAGAATTCGAACGGGCAATCCTTCCTCGGCAAACGCCTGCAAGGCACGAATCACTCCAAAAAGATCGAATTCGTGGCCTTTTCCGGTCAGGCGCAAGCCGTAAACCACTCGGTTGACGGGGGCATAGCTGCACAGAAAATGATCGGTGTAGGCAGTGCCCAGGGTGATGTCAGCCTCGGGCTCATAGCTCAGGAGCAGATAATTGCAGGGGCTGTCCGGGGTGTCCCAACCGTAATGCCGGAAAATGTGGCTCACCATGCCTTGTGCCGCGGCCATGCTGCGCTGGTCATAGCGCATGCGACTCTTCTGGCCGCTGGTGCCGGACGATGTCAGCTCCAGCGCGCCTTCGCCTGTTGGACCGAACACCAGATGACGCTTGAAGTAATTGGCGAAAATCGGCGGCAGCCTTGACCAGTCATCCAGCGTCTCCAGGGCGTTGGCATCAAGGCCATTGGCGTTCAGCCAGCGTTCGTATCCGGGCGTGTGATGGTAATGAAACAGACTGATTTCACCCATGGCCTGATCGAACAGGCCTTCCGGCATGGAATCCAGGCAATAGGGTTGCGTCAGCGCGCAAAGCGCATCGGTGTGGGGTAGATGGATCATCAAAGGACCTATGGTGTGGGATCAGACCGAAAGTTCGATGTGAGAGCGGCGCAGAAACAGTTGCAGAGGAACCAGGCACAAGAGCCCCGTGAGACCGGCCATCAGGGCGAAGGCTTCAAGGCTGTCACCGGCACCCAGCGCGGCGATAATCGAGCCGCCGCCCCCCATGACGGCGATGGAGATCATGCCGATCATGGCCGAGACCAGGCCTTTGCCGTCGTCGCTGGAAAACAGTGCGAGCCGGTATAGCGCCGCGTTGCTCATGCCAAGACCGATGGCGTAAAGCGACAGGCAACTGACCACCAGAACTGTTGAAGCGCCGATGAGCATGACCATGACTAATGCGATGAGCCCGCCGCAAAACGGCCAGAGCGCATACCTAATCAATTGGGCCAGTTCAGTGCTGGCAATCAGTCGGTTGAGTATCAGATTTCCGAGAATGACGGCCGCAAATACCGGGATCTGCCACAGGCCGTAGTGCAAGGGGGAGAGTCCCTGGTTCTGGATCAGCAGGAGTGGCGCCAACCCGATCCAGGCAATCAACGGCAGGCCCATCAGACCCAAGGCGACGGTAGCGCTCAGAAATTGCGGGTTGGTGAGCAAAGCGGCGTAGCGGCGCACCGTACCGCCCCATTCAAAAGGCACCGCGGCCAGTCGTTGACCATCCTGGCGCAAGGTGCCCACGGTTTCCGGCATGAACAGGTAAAGCCCGAACCAGACCATCACGCCGCCAACGCCCAATAGTAAAAACAGCTCCCGCCAGGAGAGCCATTCCAGCGCCAGGCTACCGAGCAGGGGACCAAGCAGGGGGGAGAGCAGTGCGACGTTCCCCAGCAACGCCATGATTTTTACCGCATCGGCTTCGCAGAAGACTTCTTGCAGGGCTGGATAGCTGACGGCGATGACGAATCCCAATCCTATGCCCTGAATCAGGCGCAAGCCATTGAAGGCAATGATACTTTGCACATGGAACGCCGCGGCACAGGCCAGCGCGAACACCGCACACCCGATAAGCAATAATCTGCGGCGGCCGAAGTGATCGGACAACGGCCCTATAAGCCATTGCAAAAGAATGCCGCCAATCAAGTAAAGATTAAAGGCATAGGGAACGTGACTCGAACTGGCATTCAGTTGACGCGTTACAGTCAACATGGCGGGCATGATCATGTCGCTGCCCATATAAGTCAGTAGTTCAAAAAGAGTGATTGCAAGGCAAAAGCCAAGCACATGATGGGGGCTGATATGTATTAAAGGCTTGAGCATGAAATCCCTGTATTACTCGAAGTTAGAGAGTTGATTCTTCTCTGATGTCTCGAGAATAGAGATCGACTACGAACAGCTCAAATGCACGATTGAGACTTAAAGCTTCAACGGTTTTCGCAATATTTCCAGGTTTGGGAACATGCAAAAAATGATGGATTCAGCTGACAGCCCGACTGGAACAATCGTGTACGAAAAATGCCCGCCAGGGTGCGGGCATTTGTTCAGTGGGCAAAAGAATGATTTTTTTCTTACGAAGGATCGGCTGAATAATCGTTAATGTCAGCCATTTCAAACTATCGACGGTGATAATAGCCCGGTCCGCCACGGTCATAATGGTGGCCGCCATGCCAGCCGTTATTGGGAAAAATGATGCAGCCACTCAGGGTCAGGAGCGCGAGCAGTGGAATCAGCAGTGTGATTCGACGGAGCATTTCAAAATCCTCATGGTTATCGCCGCAATGAAGTCAAAACTCTTCATCGGCTGTAACATGAGACCCCGTTTGCAGCCCCGCATTCGTGCTGAACTGTAGGGGCTTGGTAAGCAATCGGATACAAACCGGATACATATTTTTGCTCAGGAACCCGTAATGACCCAGTCGCAACGTTTGAAGTACTCGATTCTGATTTCCCTGGTGGTACTGGGGATCATGTTCGGCCTTTCCTGGCTGCAGAACGCAGGGTTCATCAGCGAGAAATTATTCCAGTACATCGCCATTGGCGTGGCGGTGGTCGTGGTGGTCATCAATGGCGTGATGCGTCGCAAGGTCAAGCCTTGAGCGATGCCTGCCGGCCTGAATGCTCACCATGAAGGACAGCGACAGCCTGTGGATGCAGGCTGTAGCTTTTGTCCGGATTGAGCGTAATCACACCCTCACCGCATAGGCGTTTCAACACTTCGCGGACACTGAGAAAGGACAGGGGAATGTCCAACTCCAGCAAGTGGCTATGCACGCCACGCACGCCCAGGCTGCGCTCGCTCTCGGCGGCGGTCAGCAAGGCGTCGATGACTTTCAGGCGAATCAGGCTGGTGCGCAGGCCAAAGGATTTGAGCAGAAACCTGATCCGTTCGTTGCCTTGACGTTCGGTCTGTTGATTGAAAACGCCGGTGCCCATGCCAGGGCCCTTTGGTGCATGGCTACCATCCGTTGGCAGTTGCGGGTTGTACATGCAAAAACTCCTTTTCAGAGCCTGATCAGGAAAAGTGATGGGTGCTCTCAAGCAATAAGACGTACGAGCGAGGAAATAATGAATGCCCGTATGTAGAAAATTTGTCGCTGTTACGTCAGCGCTCTGTGAGATGGGCGTGGGGAAGCCCGCAAAGGCCTAATTTTTTGTGGTTCGCTTCGTTTTAATGGAAGGCGCATTGGCTGTCATACGTCTTTTCGATCAGGAGCGAGCGTGATTATTTCCAGGCAATTAACCGGGTTGAGCCTTGCGGGTGTAATTCTGGGGGTGAGCCTTGCGGCAAACGCGCGTACCCAGCCAGAACAGGCGACCGCCGACATTCGTCGAACCAGTTTCGGCGTACCGCATATCCGTGCCGAAAACGAGCGCGGGCTCGGCTATGGCATTGGCTATGCCTACGCTCAAGACAACGTGTGCTTGCTGGCCAATGAGATCGTGACGGTCAATGGCGAACGTTCACGGTATTTCGGCCCGGACCAGTTGACGCTCGAGGAGCGTGGCAACCTGGCCAGCGATGTGTTTTTCAACTGGCTGAATACTCCCCAGGCCGTCGCCGCTTTCTGGCAGGCGCAAACGCCTGAAGTGCGGGAACTCATCGAAGGTTATGTGGCGGGCTACAACCGTTCGCTGACAGAGCGTCGGGCGCAGGGGCTGCCGCAGCAATGCCAGGGAGAGTGGGTGCGCGCGATTACCGCCCAGGACCTGGTCAAGTTGACCCGTCGTCTGTTGGTCGAAGGCGGAGTGGGGCAGTTTGCCGAAGCCCTGGCTGGCGCGGCCCCGCCTGAATCCGTCGCTCATGTGGCAGGTGAACCGGCATCGTTCCAACTGGCGGCCTCGCGCATGCAACGATTCGCTCTGGATCGCGGCAGCAATGCCGTGGCGGTCGGCAGCGAGCGCTCGTTCAACGGTCGCGGAATGCTGCTGGCCAACCCGCATTTCCCCTGGGCGGGCGGGATGCGTTTCTATCAGATGCACCTGACCATTCCCGGCAAACTGGACGTCATGGGCGCGGCGTTGCCCGGTTTGCCGATGATCAATATCGGTTTCAGCCGACATCTGGCATGGACCCACACCGTGGATTCGTCCAGGCACTTCACGCTGTATCGCTTGCAACTCGATCCAAAGGATCCGACCCGTTACCTGCTCGATGGCCAGTCCTTGCCGATGACAAAGCAGACGCTGACCGTCAACGCGAAGCAAGCCGATGGTCAGACCCGGCAGATTTCCCATGTGGTCTACAGCTCGCCATTCGGCCCGATTGTGCAATGGCCGGGAAAGCTGGACTGGAACAACCAATTCGCCTACAGCCTGCGCGATGCCAACCTGGATAACGACCGGGTCTTGCAGCAGTGGTACGCGATGAACCGTGCGGTCAGCCTCAAGGAGTTGCAGGCTTCGGTGCACAAGATTCAGGGAATTCCGTGGGTCAATACCCTGGCGGTGGACGATCGAGGGCAGACGCTTTACATGAACCTGTCGGTGGTGCCGAACGTCAGTGCCGACAAGCTGGCCAAGTGCAGCGATCCACGGGCCGGACTGCAGATGATCCTGCTCGACGGCTCCAAAAGCGCCTGCGCCTGGGATATCGACCCGAATGCTGCACAAAAAGGTATTTATGCGGCAGACAAACTGCCGCAGCTGCTGCGCAAAGACTTTGTGCAGCACTCCAACGATTCGGCGTGGATGGCCAATCCGGCACAGCCGCTCACTGGTTTTTCGCCGTTGATCAGTCAGGACAATCTGCCATTGGGGCTGCGTTCGCGCTTCGCATTGGAGCGTCTGGGCATCTTGAGCAAGGCGGGGCCTATCACTGCGGCGGATCTGCAGCACATGGTGATGGACGATCAGGTGTATCAGGCGGCCCTGGTCATGCCGGACCTCCTGCAATTCTGCGCCGCGGCCCTCGGCCCCGATGCGCCGACACTGGCGCCGCTGTGTGCCAGTCTCAAGACTTGGGATCGCCGAGTGAATCTGGACAGTGGGCTGGGCTTTGTGCATTTTCAGAATGTCATGCTGGCGTTGCAGCAAGTCCCTGACCTCTGGCGTGTGGCGTTCGATCCGAAGGACGCGCAACACACGCCGAGTGGCCTGGCCATAGAACGGCCGGAAATCGCCAAAGCGCTTCGGGCGGCGATGCTGGCCTCGGTAGAAAAGGTGAAAACCCTTGGCCTGAAGGCTGATAGCCGTTGGGGCGACATTCAGGTGGCCAGCAGTGGCGGGCGGCAAACGCCGATCCATGGTGGTCTCGGCACGCTGGGGGTGTACAACGCCATTCAAAGCGTGCCGAGAACCGACGGCAAACGCGAAGTCGTCAGTGGCACCAGCTATTTGCAGGTGGTGACGTTCGATGACAACGGGCCGCAGGCTCAGGGCCTGCTGGCATTCTCATTGTCCAGTGATCCGGCGTCGAAGTATTCCAGGGACCAGACACTGGCTTTTTCGAAGAAACAGTTGAGTGTGTTGCCGTTCACCGAGCAGCAGATCAAGGCCGATCCGCAGTACCAGGCTCAGACGATCCGCGAGCAGGATGAAAAAGCAGGGAAGATCGCCGCGCAGTAACAGCGATAGCGTTTAAATGAAAAATGAAGGTCGCCCCCCGCAAAGGTCGCGGCCTTCAGCTTTTTGGGGCTTGTTGCGGCATCGAATTGAGAACTGGATTGCCGTCCTTGTTGCGGGTCAGGTAGACCGGCAGCACCTTGGGCAGCGAAGCCACCAGGTTGTCGAGCTCTTTGATGCTGTAGATGCCGCCGAGGCGGATCGAGCCGGCGCTGTGGTCCGCGAGCATCACCGGCTTGTTCAGATAACGATTGATCAAGGGCAGGGCGTCGGTCAGCGCCAGATCATCGAGCACCAGTTTGCCGCTGCGCCAGGCCAGCGATTGGTCGTTGGCGTAGGTCTGGCTGATTTGAGGCGTGAAGTCGCCGTGTCTGTAACGAGCCTGCATGGCGGGTTCGAGACGTAAACCTTCGCCGGGCAGGGCATCATTGCTGCTCACCAGCACGGAGCCCTCGATCAGGTTCACGCGTACCTGGTCTTCATACATCCAGACGTTGAATTGGGTTCCGGTGACGCGGATTCTGCCGTCGGCCGCCTTGACGATGAAGGGGTGTTGCATGTCGTGGCTGACCCTGAAGAAGGCCTCGCCTTTTTTCAGCGTGACCCGACGCTGATCCTTGTAATTGCTGAAAGTCAGTTCACTGCCCAGGTTCAGCTCAACCTGGCTGCCGTCGCTCAGCGTGACCTGACGAACATTATCGGTCGCCTCGAAATGCTGGTAGGCATTGGGCAGCCATCCAAGGTTCCATCCGGTATATGCCGCCAGCGGCAGCGCCAGGGCGCAGACCGCGGCGGCGATGCCGAAAGCGCGCCAGGGGGTTGTCGGTTTGACCCGAACAACCGGCGCAGCGGATTCGGGACGAGGCAAATCCCCCGCCACATCCCAGATC includes these proteins:
- a CDS encoding fe2+ zn2+ uptake regulation protein; this encodes MYNPQLPTDGSHAPKGPGMGTGVFNQQTERQGNERIRFLLKSFGLRTSLIRLKVIDALLTAAESERSLGVRGVHSHLLELDIPLSFLSVREVLKRLCGEGVITLNPDKSYSLHPQAVAVLHGEHSGRQASLKA
- a CDS encoding FecR family protein, whose product is MTDHSLSQAQYDAITDAAAHWCMRLHAIDCTAEERLAFEQWRDAHPLHAFEYEAMLEIWDVAGDLPRPESAAPVVRVKPTTPWRAFGIAAAVCALALPLAAYTGWNLGWLPNAYQHFEATDNVRQVTLSDGSQVELNLGSELTFSNYKDQRRVTLKKGEAFFRVSHDMQHPFIVKAADGRIRVTGTQFNVWMYEDQVRVNLIEGSVLVSSNDALPGEGLRLEPAMQARYRHGDFTPQISQTYANDQSLAWRSGKLVLDDLALTDALPLINRYLNKPVMLADHSAGSIRLGGIYSIKELDNLVASLPKVLPVYLTRNKDGNPVLNSMPQQAPKS
- a CDS encoding MFS transporter, which encodes MLKPLIHISPHHVLGFCLAITLFELLTYMGSDMIMPAMLTVTRQLNASSSHVPYAFNLYLIGGILLQWLIGPLSDHFGRRRLLLIGCAVFALACAAAFHVQSIIAFNGLRLIQGIGLGFVIAVSYPALQEVFCEADAVKIMALLGNVALLSPLLGPLLGSLALEWLSWRELFLLLGVGGVMVWFGLYLFMPETVGTLRQDGQRLAAVPFEWGGTVRRYAALLTNPQFLSATVALGLMGLPLIAWIGLAPLLLIQNQGLSPLHYGLWQIPVFAAVILGNLILNRLIASTELAQLIRYALWPFCGGLIALVMVMLIGASTVLVVSCLSLYAIGLGMSNAALYRLALFSSDDGKGLVSAMIGMISIAVMGGGGSIIAALGAGDSLEAFALMAGLTGLLCLVPLQLFLRRSHIELSV
- a CDS encoding AMP-binding protein; translated protein: MKSTYSLEQLLPFVRQHSNYYCEHLKHLPTTGITLENLPLTNVIDYWAGSNDLSHWPVLTGNVDNALVFKSGGSTGQGKLAVYSYEEWHALVSTFGASISSQLNNGDRVANLFFSGDLYASFLFIHDSLAHVGRSISEFPFTGNVELDVLADAIARYRINVLAGVPAQLLRFAAYLAQHRRVLCGVDTLLYGGESLFAPQLAILGEVFPNARFASIGYASVDAGLIGASSRDCALGEHRVFEQQTLLEIIDEHTGEVIEECDRIGMLVLTNLTRRLMPLLRYPVGDRACWCEPIGSPTRKFALKGRCAHSRRVRVGVLSLLTEEVHEVVQRVAHSEQWQLLIEQAGHKDLLSLKWVPGSVLQTVEAIGQALLEALVARYPVIDDLSHEGLLEFRVLPCATTDLRLHPRSGKQLRVLDLRVYDAPALESVR
- a CDS encoding acylase, yielding MIISRQLTGLSLAGVILGVSLAANARTQPEQATADIRRTSFGVPHIRAENERGLGYGIGYAYAQDNVCLLANEIVTVNGERSRYFGPDQLTLEERGNLASDVFFNWLNTPQAVAAFWQAQTPEVRELIEGYVAGYNRSLTERRAQGLPQQCQGEWVRAITAQDLVKLTRRLLVEGGVGQFAEALAGAAPPESVAHVAGEPASFQLAASRMQRFALDRGSNAVAVGSERSFNGRGMLLANPHFPWAGGMRFYQMHLTIPGKLDVMGAALPGLPMINIGFSRHLAWTHTVDSSRHFTLYRLQLDPKDPTRYLLDGQSLPMTKQTLTVNAKQADGQTRQISHVVYSSPFGPIVQWPGKLDWNNQFAYSLRDANLDNDRVLQQWYAMNRAVSLKELQASVHKIQGIPWVNTLAVDDRGQTLYMNLSVVPNVSADKLAKCSDPRAGLQMILLDGSKSACAWDIDPNAAQKGIYAADKLPQLLRKDFVQHSNDSAWMANPAQPLTGFSPLISQDNLPLGLRSRFALERLGILSKAGPITAADLQHMVMDDQVYQAALVMPDLLQFCAAALGPDAPTLAPLCASLKTWDRRVNLDSGLGFVHFQNVMLALQQVPDLWRVAFDPKDAQHTPSGLAIERPEIAKALRAAMLASVEKVKTLGLKADSRWGDIQVASSGGRQTPIHGGLGTLGVYNAIQSVPRTDGKREVVSGTSYLQVVTFDDNGPQAQGLLAFSLSSDPASKYSRDQTLAFSKKQLSVLPFTEQQIKADPQYQAQTIREQDEKAGKIAAQ
- a CDS encoding acyl-protein synthase, translating into MIHLPHTDALCALTQPYCLDSMPEGLFDQAMGEISLFHYHHTPGYERWLNANGLDANALETLDDWSRLPPIFANYFKRHLVFGPTGEGALELTSSGTSGQKSRMRYDQRSMAAAQGMVSHIFRHYGWDTPDSPCNYLLLSYEPEADITLGTAYTDHFLCSYAPVNRVVYGLRLTGKGHEFDLFGVIRALQAFAEEGLPVRILGFPALLSHALQCMEDTGVADLQLPDQSLVFLGGGWKTQTAQEIPLSQLYARINRQLGIDLSRCRDGYGAVEHAVPYIQCTHHHFHVPIYSKVFVRNPSDFTVQSYGRRGLLEFVSPYISSSPAHAVVMGDLATLHPAASCGCGLMTDWFELHGRAGTSASRSCAMAASELIGRA
- a CDS encoding aldehyde dehydrogenase family protein; amino-acid sequence: MYLINGQLRDDVTPQSALDLLEKQLPRLLAAPIDSDTVIESAVRFATQLQAHHPDLPLDDDQRQGLIVFCQHSNLSSKLDRELGQQPRSLRRIDYRQPCFESWHPLGLVVHITPGNAPMLAFCAVLESLLAGNINWLRPSSSDRGLTARLLAALVQCDISGRLAEFVAVLPVNTSCITQLCARADGVSAWGGEMALKAIRQQIPAGCRWIDWGHKISFAYLSPDAANPSALDALVDEVCHLDQQACSSPQWVLVDSNDPAVLHDLGDRLAEAFKQRAPHWPALVPTDQEACEITTRIALAQLDQCFADQTGHVWTGPGWRVIWEHHQTLAPSPLFRTIVLKPVPRHLLIETLLPWRAVLQSCALMCPRAETPELVRTLLNAGVSRIAPCQSIHDGYAGEPHDGVYALTRLSRRLSVSLPADVSTGRATLDPVPCAPDTCDDPIMDKETFTTQPIGPQAQLYFRSGGSSGIPALAGFSYRDFQQQMRAAADGLFCVGLDPSTDRVMNLFYGGNLYGGFFSFSKILEQMGVAHLPMGAPQDDDFSEVARLIVEQRVTVLIGMPSTLHRLFLKEQDRLRAYAGVGKVLLGGEHPGETSRRLMESCGVSTIRSAIYGSVDAGPLGHACPATADGVFHLICETQHLEIVQLEQDVPVQGSEIGRLLFTSRARQGQRVRRYDVGDTGRWIPGACPCGLETPRFELLQRHGKLVRIGTEFISPSALAHSLEVPIQVVLGHTADGIERMHVLADANPTWVHEKLLTHEALANAVSAGLLIVEVTACVEQEFIRNKHSGKIPLIIDRRI